From Pyrenophora tritici-repentis strain M4 chromosome 1, whole genome shotgun sequence, the proteins below share one genomic window:
- a CDS encoding Gti1-Pac2 multi-domain protein, whose protein sequence is MFDSSLYANFTPSMQQQQIRQPARHHSIATSRVISTATNTPPPSRPQVAGAMVKAQPAFKPTWQGFLDTTKDAMTVVEAALQGRLSHISRRPHDKERAEMLTSGTVLVYEENASGIKRWTDAVHWSPSRVMNNCLIYRQLVRALKPEEKKSALNPSCGTKRKRKESNGPARSKTGEVLENSEDEYENPSFDPSADADSMNKVYANFAQSLTPDQQRRFCGSLIDSYEFKEGGLMKKTISVKYQGTHHHVISYYSLEDVVSGKLKRPFQDPKLADIQPRPELLNGWKVSLEDEESKDMPLVAGYPHHIQPSHVQHHVIGAVTQAVGPQGIMQTHAPLHLTVPDYWHGPQVSQYGASHHSPQHYAASQPAASQYSAPQPSQYPVQQPSPQPYASQQHFAQPSSPQPYSSPHTASPQYATQGAPTSHYAPHAQSARHYSFDQSSAAPTASFAQHAPAQQYQAPQPTSYAIAQAGSFEAHSLPAQSSPAGQQAGQIPVPQHDQQRRASAPVDLQPFTQTQFPSAPHPHSYYVTDQKYVPDQKYTSNPHQGY, encoded by the coding sequence ATGTTCGACTCGTCATTATACGCGAACTTCACTCCTTCGATGCAACAACAACAGATCCGCCAACCCGCCCGCCATCACTCAATCGCCACCTCACGTGTTATCTCAACCGCGACAAACACCCCTCCCCCTTCAAGACCGCAGGTCGCAGGCGCCATGGTCAAGGCGCAACCCGCATTCAAGCCCACATGGCAGGGTTTCCTCGACACTACCAAAGACGCCATGACCGTAGTGGAGGCTGCACTCCAAGGACGTCTCAGCCATATCAGCCGCCGGCCTCACGACAAGGAGCGTGCGGAGATGCTCACTTCTGGAACTGTCTTGGTCTACGAAGAGAACGCTTCTGGCATCAAGCGCTGGACTGATGCCGTTCACTGGTCGCCTAGCCGCGTCATGAACAACTGCCTCATCTACCGACAACTCGTACGAGCATTGAAGCCTGAGGAGAAGAAGTCCGCTCTAAACCCATCATGTGGTACCAAGCGCAAGCGAAAGGAGAGCAATGGCCCGGCCAGGTCCAAGACTGGTGAAGTTCTCGAGAACTCTGAGGACGAATACGAGAACCCCTCGTTCGACCCGTCCGCCGATGCCGACTCGATGAACAAGGTCTATGCCAACTTCGCCCAGAGCCTCACGCCCGATCAACAAAGACGCTTCTGCGGCTCCCTCATCGACAGCTATGAGTTCAAGGAGGGCGGTCTGATGAAGAAGACCATCTCTGTCAAGTATCAGGGCACCCATCACCACGTCATCTCCTATTACAGTCTCGAAGACGTTGTCAGTGGCAAGCTCAAGCGACCGTTCCAAGATCCCAAGCTTGCCGACATACAGCCCAGGCCGGAGCTTCTCAATGGCTGGAAGGTTAGCCTCGAAGATGAAGAGAGCAAGGACATGCCGCTCGTAGCGGGATACCCGCACCACATCCAGCCGAGCCATGTACAGCACCATGTCATTGGTGCCGTCACTCAAGCAGTGGGACCACAGGGTATAATGCAAACCCATGCTCCCCTCCACTTGACCGTCCCAGATTACTGGCACGGGCCCCAAGTTTCTCAGTATGGTGCGAGCCATCACAGCCCGCAACACTACGCCGCCTCTCAACCTGCAGCATCCCAGTACTCAGCCCCACAACCGAGTCAATACCCGGTTCAGCAGCCATCACCTCAGCCTTACGCATCACAACAACACTTTGCGCAACCCTCGTCTCCTCAACCTTACTCTTCGCCTCATACAGCGAGCCCACAGTACGCCACACAAGGTGCCCCTACATCGCACTATGCGCCGCACGCACAGTCTGCTCGTCACTACTCATTCGACCAGAGCTCAGCTGCTCCAACCGCGTCGTTTGCCCAGCATGCACCGGCTCAACAGTACCAAGCGCCACAGCCCACTTCATACGCGATAGCACAGGCTGGAAGCTTCGAGGCGCACAGCCTCCCTGCACAGAGCTCACCCGCAGGCCAACAAGCAGGTCAAATCCCAGTGCCACAGCATGACCAACAGAGGAGGGCGTCGGCACCTGTCGACCTGCAGCCCTTTACTCAAACACAGTTCCCGTCAGCTCCTCATCCTCATTCCTACTATGTCACCGATCAAAAGTACGTTCCAGATCAAAAGTACACGTCAAACCCACACCAGGGCTACTAA